A genome region from Diorhabda carinulata isolate Delta chromosome 2, icDioCari1.1, whole genome shotgun sequence includes the following:
- the LOC130903934 gene encoding E3 ubiquitin-protein ligase RMND5A, whose translation MEACQAVEREIDKVCVKFGAINDHAKRVLSDLVNQLQTLKEEYDNSGNDHVLTEVQADILKQNMTKIKETISKLATDHRDLHSTVSKVGKAIDRNFTADFAATSRDEVFNNPEKISLINKVICQHFYRQGMHDVADELAQECSITPESHEKEPFTEINHILERLKNKDLEPALAWATVHHDNLEAQNSSLEFMLHRLKFIEILRQGSSYQTDAICYARLHFRKFMYRHEKEIQMLMGMLLYVPNGINSSPYSCLLDQELWIEICELFLREACQLLGVCMNSPLTTCVNAGCTAIPALLNIKQVMMQRQVSGIWNGKDELPIEIDLGNENKYHSMFACPILRQQSTKYNPPMRLICGHVISRDALNKLCNGNKMKCPYCPIEQTPSEARLIFF comes from the exons ATGGAAGCTTGTCAAGCAGTGGAAAGAGAAATTGATAAAGTTTGTGTAAAATTTGGTGCTATAAATGATCATGCAAAAAGAGTCCTTTCTGATTTGGTTAATCAACTACAAACCTTGAAAGAAGAATATGATAACA gtGGCAATGATCATGTTCTGACTGAGGTCCAAGCtgatattttgaaacagaatatgacaaaaataaaagagacAATATCAAAATTGGCGACAGACCACAGAGATTTACATAGCACGGTATCAAAAGTAGGAAAAGctattgatagaaatttcactgCAGACTTTGCGGCAACTAGTCGTGATGAAGTGTTCAATAATCCCGAAAAAATCAGTCTCATAAATAAAGTTATATGCCAACATTTTTATAG gCAAGGAATGCACGATGTAGCAGACGAACTTGCCCAAGAATGCTCTATAACCCCAGAGTCCCATGAAAAGGAACCGTTCACCGAAATCAACCACATTCTAGAAagactgaaaaataaagatCTCGAACCAGCATTGGCTTGGGCAACAGTACATCATGACAATTTGGAAGCTCAAAATTCCTCTTTGGAATTCATGTTACATAGGttgaaattcattgaaattttacgtCAAGGTTCATCATATCAAACAGATGCTATATGTTATGCAAGATTACATTTCAGGAAGTTTATGTATAGACATGAAAAAG aaattCAAATGCTGATGGGAATGTTGCTTTATGTCCCCAATGGCATTAACAGTTCACCATATAGTTGCCTTCTGGATCAGGAACTGTGGATAGAAATATGTGAACTATTTTTACGTGAAGCATGTCAATTGTTGGGTGTTTGCATGAACAGTCCATTGACCACCTGTGTCAATGCGGGATGTACTGCCATACCGGCTTTGCTCAATATAAAACAAGTTATGATGCAGCGACAAGTTAGCGGTATTTGGAATGGAAAAGATGAATTACCT attgaaattgatttgggaaatgaaaacaaataccACTCAATGTTTGCTTGCCCAATTTTGAGGCAACAATCGACAAAATACAATCCACCTATGAGGTTAATATGTGGCCACGTGATATCTCGTGATGCTCTAAATAAGTTATGTAATGGAAATAA AATGAAATGTCCGTACTGCCCCATAGAACAAACTCCGTCAGAAGCAAgactaatatttttctaa